In the Paenibacillus sp. FSL H7-0357 genome, one interval contains:
- a CDS encoding ABC transporter permease — protein MNKMGTIIGFTFKNKVRTKAFLITTLILVVLLSIGMNIPYMVKLFQGDDGSAKSQVQIGVVAEDGNRVAELLQAYSPPEGVTPVTISPYATADDAALKKGLDEENIEGYITLGAQSGEGIPAVTYYSKNGEIDSDVQSYLQNALQQANTQLIVGDKLTAEQVAAMYTPVSIGTQQISSEGAGNEGTAEESPPIINYVIVYALLMLFFMSIMMTGNMISAEITSEKSSRIMEILITSAAPLTQMFGKVIGIFLVGILQIAIISAGVAANLMLPHNASILTDFDLDLGQLDISILLYGLVLYILGYFLYALMYAAVGSIVSRTEDLGQAIMPILMLGFVNLYLPMFSISVPDTLLVKVASFVPFTSPLSMLLRIGVGEVATWEILVSLLILLATTLLFGWLAAKIYRTGVLMYGKRPSIKEIRKAMKAYKI, from the coding sequence ATGAATAAGATGGGGACGATTATCGGTTTTACATTCAAGAATAAAGTAAGAACCAAGGCCTTTCTGATTACTACGCTGATTCTGGTGGTTCTGCTGAGCATCGGGATGAACATTCCGTATATGGTGAAGCTGTTCCAGGGAGACGACGGGTCCGCAAAGAGCCAAGTGCAGATCGGAGTCGTGGCAGAGGATGGCAACCGCGTGGCTGAGCTCCTCCAGGCCTATAGTCCGCCTGAGGGCGTGACCCCGGTAACGATCAGTCCATATGCTACTGCCGATGATGCGGCGCTCAAGAAAGGTCTGGACGAGGAAAACATCGAGGGCTATATCACATTGGGTGCACAGAGCGGTGAAGGCATTCCCGCGGTTACCTACTACAGCAAGAACGGTGAGATTGATTCGGATGTGCAAAGCTATCTGCAGAATGCACTGCAGCAAGCCAATACTCAGCTGATTGTAGGCGATAAGCTGACTGCGGAACAGGTGGCTGCGATGTACACCCCGGTATCTATCGGTACCCAGCAGATCAGCTCGGAAGGAGCCGGAAATGAAGGTACGGCAGAGGAATCACCGCCAATTATCAACTATGTGATTGTATATGCCCTGCTTATGCTGTTCTTTATGTCGATTATGATGACAGGCAATATGATCTCGGCCGAAATCACTTCGGAGAAAAGCTCCCGTATCATGGAGATCCTGATTACAAGCGCTGCACCACTGACGCAAATGTTCGGCAAAGTGATTGGCATCTTCCTGGTCGGCATCCTGCAAATTGCGATTATCTCCGCAGGCGTAGCTGCCAACCTTATGCTTCCGCATAATGCCAGTATCCTGACCGATTTTGATCTTGATCTGGGGCAGCTGGACATCAGTATCCTTCTATACGGACTGGTACTCTATATTCTGGGCTACTTCCTGTACGCCTTGATGTACGCAGCTGTAGGTTCCATTGTCAGCCGTACCGAGGACCTGGGCCAGGCGATCATGCCGATTCTTATGCTGGGCTTCGTCAATTTATATCTTCCGATGTTCAGCATCTCTGTCCCGGATACCCTGCTCGTTAAGGTAGCAAGCTTTGTTCCATTCACTTCTCCGCTCAGCATGCTGCTGCGTATTGGTGTTGGCGAGGTAGCGACCTGGGAGATTCTGGTCTCGCTTCTCATCTTACTGGCAACTACCTTACTGTTCGGCTGGCTGGCCGCCAAGATCTACCGCACGGGAGTGCTGATGTACGGCAAACGCCCAAGCATCAAGGAGATCAGAAAAGCGATGAAGGCCTACAAAATTTAA
- a CDS encoding ABC transporter ATP-binding protein, whose protein sequence is MEALKLEQVVKQYGDKTAVNKINLKVEQGEIYGLLGANGAGKTTTMRMVLGLIYPDEGKILYNGKSYSNELQHLMGYLPEERGLYPKVKVSDQIIYLARLRGMAAADADKSLRYWLDRFEVPEYYNKKIEELSKGNQQKMGFIAAVVHKPQILILDEAFSGLDPVNVELLKDTVREMRDQGTSILFSTHRMEHVEELCRNITILDRSNTVVQGDIREIKKGYPREEVILRTVDEVAGLESIAGVTAVQRQERGYVLSIREIGAAQRILQHAVAQGEVEHFEIKEPTLNQIFIRAVGESNE, encoded by the coding sequence ATGGAAGCTTTGAAGCTTGAACAGGTAGTCAAGCAGTATGGAGACAAAACCGCAGTAAACAAAATCAATCTAAAAGTGGAGCAAGGTGAGATTTACGGTCTGCTCGGAGCCAATGGCGCCGGCAAAACAACAACAATGCGCATGGTGCTTGGCCTGATCTATCCCGACGAGGGCAAGATCCTCTACAACGGCAAGTCCTATAGCAATGAACTGCAGCATCTGATGGGCTATCTGCCGGAAGAACGCGGACTGTACCCGAAGGTGAAGGTGAGCGACCAGATTATTTATCTGGCCCGCCTGCGCGGCATGGCAGCAGCCGATGCGGACAAGAGCCTGCGTTATTGGCTGGACCGCTTTGAAGTCCCGGAATATTACAATAAGAAGATTGAAGAGCTCTCCAAGGGGAATCAGCAGAAAATGGGCTTTATCGCCGCGGTTGTCCATAAACCGCAAATCCTGATTCTCGATGAAGCTTTCAGCGGGCTTGATCCCGTCAATGTGGAGCTGCTGAAGGATACCGTTCGCGAAATGCGGGATCAGGGCACCAGCATCCTGTTCTCTACACACCGGATGGAGCATGTTGAGGAGCTATGCCGCAACATTACTATTCTTGACCGTTCCAATACAGTGGTCCAGGGAGATATCCGCGAGATTAAGAAAGGCTACCCGCGCGAGGAGGTTATACTCCGCACAGTGGACGAAGTGGCTGGCCTGGAAAGTATCGCCGGTGTAACTGCCGTCCAGCGGCAGGAACGGGGATATGTTCTTTCGATCCGCGAAATCGGTGCGGCCCAGCGCATTTTGCAGCATGCTGTTGCACAGGGCGAGGTAGAGCATTTTGAGATCAAGGAACCGACGCTAAACCAAATCTTTATTAGAGCGGTAGGTGAATCCAATGAATAA